A stretch of Ranitomeya variabilis isolate aRanVar5 chromosome 3, aRanVar5.hap1, whole genome shotgun sequence DNA encodes these proteins:
- the LOC143817715 gene encoding uncharacterized protein LOC143817715, whose product MERIPFWMRYIDDIVFVWQGEAADLEQLIRCLNSNDLNIRLTCEWDDARISFLDVLVGKDEAGNVHTDIFLKATSTNMVDPIINKFLPKKPLLTFRRAKNLRDVLLTVIYLLDSEMAFTSGVQSRNKDKLFLVGYPIHQITGCKLPSNRQVLCALFYNLRTVKLTLRESAKLTIREVFIFWGKARIPTKHEQDAITKLEKVHAAWRSLQKDRKKTSETAKNKFKQFVERLDDLFDIAQQDALALLKSEEDKAFLVKQRQKGHPGSMAGVDIKLCQAEEIKAQKELAKMNRQIQEETFDIETDDEDKLEEGKEEEDTEEDNIYQELESLEEMDNIPEEAAEDPGPSESKRMKLSFARGVKEILNMKLSIVLDRCKLSDRNATRILIATLEALNLDPLEYKVSKTLLHSRRQTFREQYTKNMLDKVNIPEKEPVVVHWDGKLLPGVLKNEQCERIAIAISYGEKEQLLGVPVTASSSGEEQAVAVYECLQEWGLPNTIKAMCFDTTASNTGRLKGACVLLEQMLGRELLHLACRHHILEIVLRGVFNTKMGSTTGPHADIFKRFLTAWPKIDKEKYDTGISDKLIQKQLTTEVIANVTAEFETKLTESHPRDDYKELLQLVLVFVGSLDGNVVGFRTPGAIHHARWMAKAIYCLKMFIFRRQFKMSKEEESSVRAISVFLVKIYCKAWFNAPKAHLAPKQDLGILHSLLDYKECDNDIAEIALTKFSNHLWYLNAELVGLSFFDPNITDDEKLLMANKLLSSTDEPSEHARVVNPKVKKKKVKEVVDGGLLNLLTKETFTFFDRFNIKTDFLRQNPNTWPQNNDFQEGLKIVKTLKVVNDMAERGVKLITDFKRPSDKKMKNKSNMSCKL is encoded by the exons ATGGAGCGCATCCCTTTTTGGATGCGCTACATCGATGACATTGTTTTTGTCTGGCAGGGTGAGGCCGCCGACCTAGAGCAGCTCATCAGATGTCTCAACAGCAATGACCTTAACATTAGACTTACCTGTGAGTGGGATGATGCAAGGATCAGCTTCCTGGATGTGCTGGTTGGTAAGGATGAAGCGGGGAACGTCCACACGGACATTTTCCTTAAAGCAACATCTACCAACATG GTTGACCCTATTATCAACAAATTCCTCCCTAAGAAACCATTACTGACCTTCAGACGAGCGAAAAATCTGAGAGACGTCCTG TTAACTGTTATTTACCTATTGGACTCTGAAATGGCATTCACATCAGGTGTACAAAGCCGGAACAAGGATAAATTATTTCTTGTGGGCTATCCCATTCACCAGATCACCGGTTGTAAACTACCCTCAAATCGTCAAGTCTTATGTGCTTTATTTTATAATTTACGTACTGTGAAATTGACTTTAAGAGAATCAGCAAAACTGACCATacgagaagtgttcattttttgggGGAAAGCTCGAATTCCGACTAAACATGAGCAAGATGCAATTACTAAGCTGGAAAAAGTTCACGCCGCGTGGAGAAGTCTTCAAAAAGACCGGAAGAAAACATCGGAAACGGCCAAGAACAAATTTAAACAGTTTGTTGAAAGGTTGGATGATCTCTTTGATATTGCTCAACAAGATGCCTTGGCTCTGTTGAAATCGGAAGAAGATAAGGCGTTTCTCGTGAAACAGAGGCAGAAGGGCCACCCAGGTTCCATGGCTGGAGTGGACATCAAGTTGTGTCAAGCTGAAGAAATCAAGGCGCAAAAGGAACTTGCAAAAATGAACCGACAAATCCAAGAAGAAACTTTTGATATTG agacggatgatgaagacaagctcgaagaaggaaaagaagaagaagatactgaagaggacaacatctaccaggaacttgagagcttggaggaaatggacaacatccctgaagaagctgcagaagatCCAGGACCATCTGAGAGCAAGAGGATGAAACTTTCATTTGCAAGGGGCGTTAAAGAGATTTTAAACATGAAATTATCCATTGTGTTAGATCGATGTAAGTTATCCGACAGAAATGCCACGAGAATTTTAATAGCTACTCTAGAAGCACTAAACCTTGACCCTCTTGAGTACAAAGTCTCGAAAACTTTATTACATTCTAGAAGGCAAACGTTCAGAGAACAATATACTAAAAACATGTTAGATAAAGTAAACATTCCTGAAAAAGAGCCCGTGGTTGTCCATTGGGACGGTAAACTTTTACCGGGTGTTTTAAAAAATGAGCAATGTGAGCGAATAGCTATTGCTATTTCATATGGCGAAAAGGAACAGCTGCTGGGAGTTCCTGTAACAGCAAGCAGCTCTGGAGAGGAGCAAGCCGTAGCCGTATATGAATGCCTACAGGAATGGGGTCTTCCCAACACCATCAAGGCGATGTGCTTCGACACTACAGCATCGAACACGGGAAGACTCAAAGGAGCATGCGTCCTATTGGAGCAAATGTTAGGAAGAGAATTGCTACACCTAGCTTGCCGTCACCATATCTTGGAAATTGTGTTAAGAGGCGTATTCAACACAAAAATGGGATCAACCACTGGACCTCATGCAGACATTTTCAAAAGATTCCTCACTGCGTGGCCCAAGATAGACAAAGAAAAATACGACACAGGTATCAGTGACAAGCTAATACAAAAGCAGCTAACTACAGAAGTAATTGCAAATGTTACTGCTGAATTCGAGACCAAATTAACTGAGAGCCACCCCAGAGATGACTACAAGGAGCTGTTGCAGTTGGTTCTCGTATTTGTTGGATCACTAGACGGCAATGTTGTGGGTTTTAGAACTCCAGGAGCCATTCATCACgctaggtggatggcaaaggctatTTACTgcttaaaaatgttcatttttcgtcGTCAATTTAAGATGTCTAAAGAAGAAGAAAGTTCTGTGCGTGCCATTTCTGTTTTCCTAGTTAAAATTTATTGTAAAGCTTGGTTCAATGCTCCAAAAGCTCATCTTGCGCCAAAGCAAGATTTAGGTATTTTGCATAGTCTGTTAGACTATAAAGAATGTGACAATGACATTGCAGAAATAGCCCTGACCAAATTTTCGAACCATTTGTGGTATTTGAATGCAGAGTTGGTGGGATTATCGTTTTTTGATCCCAACATTACAGACGATGAAAAGTTGTTAATGGCTAATAAATTGCTCAGTAGCACAGATGAACCATCAGAGCACGCTAGGGTTGTAAAtccaaaagttaagaaaaaaaaagtaaaagaggtCGTTGATGGAGGATTGTTAAATTTACTTACCAAAGAAACATTTACATTCTTTGACCGATTTAATATAAAAACGGATTTCCTAAGACAAAATCCAAACACCTGGCCTCAAAATAATGACTTCCAAGAAGGATTGAAAATTGTCAAAACATTAAAAGTAGTTAATGATATGGCTGAGCGTGGTGTTAAATTAATAACCGACTTTAAACGACCTTCTGACAAAAAAATGAAGAACAAAAGCAATATGTCCTGCAAGTTGTAA